The genomic stretch ATGGTGTCCTCAGGAAGATCACAGTAAGCGTTGCCCTAAGAAGAGGCACACATCTCATCTTTGTAAATGCAAACGAAATTCATAATTTGATTATTatggaaaagaattttttttggatGTTTGATTTGCATTACCTCTCCAGTGAGATGCGCTACGCATCTCTTCTCAGCAAGAAGCTCGGCCTCAGTCTGCCAGAAATTGAAGAAAGAAAATGTATAAGACGATTTTTATCAACACGAACGAAGCAAAACCAACCTTTTTTATACGCTCCCAAAGGTAATCATCAAAGATCACGTCCTTCACTAGTTCGTAGTCGCCATCTCCCTGAGACAGGGCAATATCATGTCTTTAAGGGTGGTTTCCCTCACATGACTGATACAAAGAGTATTTCTGaagtaacaaattttttttttttttaaaaaaagagtaCATTTGATCTGCATGGCATGCTAAAAATAATGTCCTCTGCTATGCCATAAGGATTTTCCGTTGTGTAGACCTGCAGTTAAATCCCAAGAATGTGAGGTGGGATCCATTGGAAATGTTCTGTCAAAGTGAGGTTGCATAACAATGTTACCCCCGTTGAGAACCAATCGCCTGATGGAGTGGGAGTAACAAGGGACCTTATGGCATCGACGATGGAAACGGCAGTAGATGCCGCAGAAGATCTTCCCCATTTTTGGATAAGGATACCTCCACgctgaaaaaaaacaaagaacaaacCAATTTAGATCAATCAAAACTGTTTCGTCCAGAGATATCGTCACATTATATGATCAGTGTGTACCTTCTGCACTCTTTCAGTGAACTCTTCCTTTAACCATTTTATATCAGTGATAACTTCAGTCACTGGCATACCATTGATTTTAGCATTCAAAAAGTCAGGAACCTGGAAGAATAAAAGTTCATATATTGGATCTatagataaaatatatttttaaaaaaatattaagctGCTTTAGTTGTATCTTATTTAAGTTGAAAATCAGAAAGTCAGAAGATTACTACTGACAAATAAGTCAGATCACCTGGGTAGTTGAGTGATTTCCCCAAATAGTCATGTTTGACACTTTATCATAAAACACACCAGCTTTGAGGGCTAGCTGTAGGTATAATGACAAGGAGATGTTACAATGTCTAACCCTAAATGAAAAATGCAAGAAAAACTCAAGTAGCAGAGTGAGAAACTAAACTAATGATTATAAGTGTTGCAGTTAACCTGGCATTTGGCTCTATTCTCATCCAACCTGGTTAAAGCATGGAAATTTTTGGCAGGTATATTTGGTGCATTCTTCAAACAAATGAGTGCACTGGGCAGAATAATTGTATGCGATTAGAGCTAGCATTTTATCCTTAATGTGGAAGAGAAGCAACTGATCATACTTTGTATTGCATGGGTTACCAACGACTATGACTTTCACATTTGGTGATGCGACCTCATTAAGTGCTTTTCCCTGAAATTACTATCAGTATCATGATCCGGAATGAAAATTTATGTACTTTTACTAATTTCATTGctcatatatacatatatagcATGAAAAGCAGTAGTACTTGTTGTGCAAAAATCTGCCCATTAATATCCAGTAAGCCTGCCCGCTCCATTCCAGGGCCTCTGGGCTTTGCACCAATCAGAAGTGCCCACGCTGCATCCTGAAACACCTCATAGGGATCTACACTGATGCTAACTTCCCTCAATAAAGGATATAAGGAATCTTCTAGTTCCATAGCCACTCCTATACTTCCATAGAAGATGAGAATTAGTACTGAAACAGTGCGAGGGCAGTTGGCAAGTTTGTATATGACATTTATCTGTGTAGGCAGGCATTACCTTCTAAAGCTTGGAATGATCTCTCAGAGCCTAGTAATTTCAAGGTAATTGGTTGATCTGGTCCAAAAACCTCACCTGAAGCAAGCTGAAAACCACAAAGGAATCTTCAAACAAGTTCTATAAGACATGAAGAATTGCTATAgcgtttaaataaataaataaaaattatcagaTTTTAGTAGATGGTCAAAAACAATAGAGACTATGAACTGTAGTTATTTATGGAAGTCATTGTGAAAGTAAGCCCAAAGAGAAAAAGTTCAAttcttcaaaataaaaaaataagaaaaaaaaaaaaaagaggttaCACTAAGACTTGGAGCAAACTATAGTTACTGAAGACTAATTATTTGCTCATTATGGCAAACTGTTGCTTATACGATAAGCAACTGTTCTAATTGAACAATCTATGTGACCCTAAATTtggatgtttgggcaaaggtttaaattaggtttattgttatatttgatatacgttgtgagtatgcaggatgcaggtacaataaggaaagtccaagtggagtcttggcggtgtaagtccaagcttgagtcttggcggtgtaagcccAAGTATGGCTTGGCAAGGATAAAGAtcgaggccgaaggaagctcttaaaGGTAAGTCGTGAAGGATGGTGAAGCATtcaagggatgcaaggctgatggaggaggctagaaggcaaggttaTGAGAAGACTTGATAAAAaggacaaggccgatggaagcttctTATATTTGATATACGTTGTGAGTATGCAGGatgcaggtacaacaaggaaagtccaagtggagtcttggcggtgtaagtccaagcttgagtcttgCCGGTGTAAGCCCAAGTATGGCTTGGCAAGGATAAAGAtcgaggccgaaggaagctcttaaaggtaaggcatgaaggatggggaagcatccaagggatgcaaggctgatggaggaggctagaaggcaaggttaTGAGAAGACTCGATAAAAAGGACAAGGCCAATGAAGCttctgaaggcaaggcgtgaacgATGTGGAGACAACTGAGGGACGCAGtgctgatggaggaggcttgaAGATAAGGTCGAGAGTTGTGCAGGCAAGGATAAGTGCACGAGTAATTGTACTCGAGGATAAAACTCTAAGTTAGgatttaccaatcgactggtggttGAGAACCAACAACTCAGAAGGATGCATAATTTGTGGTTGCAGAGTTACTAGtcgaagtaccagtcgactggtaacgaacAGAATATTTCTATTCGTTTAGCTCATGAAGACTAGCCGACTGGTAAgtatggcagtcgactggtatcaagtcGTTGTGTAACGGTCAATTTTTTCATAGaggtcagtcgactggtgaccttaccagtcaactggtggcgGAAAACACAGCTTGTGTtttctcccgagctctatttaatagagctcgaggtgGTCGACCATGGTTAACGAAATAGAGGtgattaacccctattagtagtcttccaactTTTGTGTGTGATCCGTATGTACGTTATCAAGGTTGTGGCGAGGGTGAGATCGTGCTAGCCGAAAATTTTTCGAGgattgatccaccaaaggatcacaGGAATCGTCCATCTTACGAACAAGTCATGGAGTAGAAGTAAGTTatttccgaaccacgttacataaacgtgttaggTTTGTGTGTTTTCTTCTTGTTCATTGTCTTGTAAATTCGCTTTCTTCttattattgttgtttgtatttccgttgtGTACTAACAAGTTTTAGGAAGCAATCGAAGTGGGTGATCGGCTATTCATCCCCTTTTAGCCGGGTATCaaagtcccaacaattggtatcagagtgccaAAGGAGcaagtgctagaggaagaagatggagtcaaaAGGACCACTAGGTAGGGATATTTGAATCCCACCTCCATCTGATCAAGATGATTTTGAGTATTGGAGGAAGTGATTGGAAACGtgattccaaatggattggatTAGACTACGTTGGAAGTTCCTTTCGAAGTTCTAACGGACAAGAAGAGTAAGCGTCTCTGACCTTAGCATTGGAcaaaggagcaaagggagcaatcggagacggataaggaggtaactatAATTGTAttgaatttattacctcctaatattGCATCACGTCTAGGTGAGTACATGTGTGCTCATGAGCTTTGGAGCAAGGTGATTGCGCTCCATGAAGATCCTACACAACTCCAAGGAAtggaggaacccaaggagaaaGGTTCATTGGTCCCAGGGAAGGACCAATCAGACGTTGAGGAGCGCTTAACATCCGAGGAAGAAAATGAGGAAATGTCGTCCACATCTttgagggaagaagaagaagaagaagaagagcaatgcAAGatagaagaggtcttggaagctcAAACATCAACCTCAACTACCGAGAAGAGCGGGAAAGCCCACATCAAGTGTTTTGAATGTggtgggacactacaagagtaggtgtctatTGCTTAAGAAGGTAAACCCTAAATTCGGTAAAGTCCTTTTGAAGACTAACATAGATTCTAGGGATGGTGCCAAGGAGAAGAGACACATttgatgcttcacatgtggtgagtggggacactaccacacgtccacacaaagtgtccaaggaagggagagctccAGAAGTTGacacacttgaagaaatgggagaagaagagaggctcatgtcaagggggagcttcaagggtaagagaAGTATATCctactttaaatttaaatttaaatttaaattcttccatgcatgataggaataatttttatttacccatgcaaaatcatggttttaggtataatgataggaatagggtccCTAGGAAATCATACACCAAGGTTAAACCTAACAAGAACCGACCCACTTTGCCTAAGGAAAGGAAGATGGTAAATGATCAAGCATGAAtctcaagaaggggagacatatgcctaggaaggataGGTCTACGagtgtccaaggtggacatattgattctagggttagaatcCTAGAATTGGAAAAACAAGCCTTGAAGACaaggcttgaggaaatggagaaagtgctAGAtatgttcattattggacctagaggACTTAATATatgtttgggtggtcaaagatccaaaaatatcaaattggatccctccaaggccaaaaggaggTTAGTACTAAGAtgacacatgacattggtaagggaggagtgaccaaggTCAAGAGAGTGTCATCCAACGCCCATGAAAAGAAATATGTTAGGATGACATATAATTATAACAAGGAGAAGTCAAGAAATGGCAAGGGAAAACCATTTAAGGATAAGAAAATATTAATCAAGGACaaagtgtctaaggttaagaaggtaagGTTTGTATGACAAGTATCACCTGAGGTGCACCGAAGTTGCCtagtcatagtggatgagtcacctaggaggtggttaaggttaagagctctaaggggagctcaaagagtctttgggacatATGATAAATGGATCTCAAGCGGACCATGCTTGGGACTCAAGAtgggtcatgaaatgtgccaaagTAATTcggagatggacttgagtctcaaattcaaggaattggcacaattgggttgaGTATCatacatgtggcaaaaggcgattcgctcgcccccagcgcccccgccaacccgtccctaggccaacacggaggaggtaaatcacgggtgactactagccattagtgcaaatggccaagacatggggaggTTATGATTGAGTATTATACATGAAAATATGAAAtggggttcatattgcatgaaaatttattttggatgtatagatgtcatataaactaatgctagggcattatggtttagtatgggcagatacatcaagaggaagtcaaaactaggaatttaggtcaaggtttaattgaaccatttagatagttttggcTTTTGTGTCAAAATTGGGatatatgataaatatatttttatatatatttttcctaagTAGACATTGGTAAAACAAACATCTTcacaaaatttggaaatttttagaGGTCTATGGATTTTTTTTGGTGCATTTATGAAATTGGGTTCAGAATGTTGTTTGGGGCAAAAATagtgtaccagtcaactggtaacattGTTCACCGAATACAAAATGATTCTATGAGGTTGTTTCGATTAGAGTAGTCAACTCGGGCCTATGGCAGTTAACTGATacagtctgaaactgttttttaacaatagaaaatgaccaaaaggatgatgtacatgtatgtaatcttaaaggggattaatacatgataattgtggtcattagaggttaaagagtaataattgggatattgttgaagctctttttgatgtatggcaaagggggagaagtgttgggtttaagtggaaaacctatacacctttgcaagaaattctagctcaagggggagcttaggtcaagggggagcctagggatttaggttccattatttatgcatgagtagatttgcatatgtattgttatattgttcatctaacttaaacggattatcaaacatcaaaaagaagaagattgttggagcaatctatgtgacccaggttttgatgtttgggcaaaaatttaagttaggtttattgttgtatttgatatgcattatgagtaTGCAGGATgcaagtacaacaaggaaagtccaagtgtgatcttggcaaaggtgaaaatccaagtggagtCTTAGCGGTGTAAGTCTAAGCTTGAGTCTTAGCAGTGTAAGTCCAACTATGGCTTGGTAAGGATAAAGATCagggccgaaggaagctcttgaagacaAGGTGTGAAGGATGAGGAAGCATCCAAGAGATGCAAGACTGATGGAGGAAGCTAGAAGGCAAGGCCATGGAAAGACtcgacaacaaggacaaggctgatgaaagctcctgaaggcaagacgtgaacgatggggagacatctgaggggcgtaaggctgatggaggaggcttgaAGGTAAGGACGAGTGCATAAGTGATTGTACTCGAGGGTAAAATCCTAAGCTGgggtttaccagtcgactggtatgtgTCTCATTTGACTGGTGGTTGAGAACCAGCAACAGATGCAAAATTTGTGGTTGCAGAGTTACCAGTCGAGTCGACTGGCAAAAGAACCTGACAGAAGTACCCGTCAGAATGTTTCTGTTCTCTTAGCCCATGAaaaccagtcgactagtaagtatgacagtcgactggtatcgagccattaGTGTGTAACAGTCGATTTTTTCATAGAGATTAGTCGACTTGtgactttaccagtcgactgatggcgggaaacacagtttgtgttttctcccaagctctatttaatagaactCGGGGTGATCGaccatggttgacgaaatagaggtggttaatccctattagtagtcttccaagcTCGATCCGTGTGTACGTGAttaaggttgtggcgaggtttctccacccacaaggagatcgTGCTAGCCGGAGATTTTtcagggattgatccaccgaaggatcacaagaatcgtctaccttacggacaagTCGTGGAGTAGGAATAAGTTATCTCTGAATCATGTTATATAAACATGTTAGGTTTGTGTGTTTTCTTCTTGTTTATTGTCTTGTAGATtagctttcttcttgttagtgttgtttgtatttccgctgtgtactaacaAGTTGTAGGAAGCGATCGAAGTGGGTgatcggctattcacccccctctagacgGGCATCAAGATCCCAACACATTCTGCATGTATTTTGCTCCATACTGCTAGTTATTCTGTCCTGATGAATCAGGATAAGATTTTGCTGCTACAACTACAACTATGCCAAGACATTCTTCATCTGTTTTGCTAGAGCTTATGCAAGTTAAAAGAATATGTACCTATAAAATTAAATGTGGTATGTAATAACTAACAACCTCCAGCTTATCtgaaaaatgaaacaagtttgATGATGAAATTTTACAGACCATAAATCCTTACTTTAAAAAGTAGATGATTTGCTATCATTCCAGCTGCACCTGATACTGCAATATTGATCAAACTCTTCCATGACTTTGTCTTGTCATCCTAGAAAAGAATTGAATAAGCAGATTAGTTATTCAACACAGAAAGTAGGAATGAATCAAGAACTTTAATAAAATATGCGAATGCTGATCAGCCATTATAATGTTAAGAGTAATTTCAACAGGTCTATAAAGCACGTCTCCTTAGATAAGAAACTGTATTCGAGATTAATTGCCATCCCCTAACCAGAAGTAAAAGAAACTTCTCacgtgataatttttttttaacaaatatcaGTTTTTTCCTCACTACATAATTCTTCATGGATTGAGAAGCAATCGCTTTTCTTCTAGAGTTCTACTGTTTGTGAGATgcgtttaaaaaatattttttcaccaTCTCGAGGATTGTTATTAAGTTTATTTTATATATTACGAAACTCAAGGGCTTATTTATACTCTgttaaacaaaattctattatCCAATAATTGTCTAACTAAAAAGGGGAAAAGCATGACCCTGGAAAACCCTATTTTCAACTTATATCACAGAAAAAATGACAGCGCCTTACCGACTTCAGGTCATAAGTTGTGCAGAAGACACCGAAACACTCCTTCTTGCTCGCGACACCAGCCGGAGTGGTGTACAATTCCGGGGCTTGGACTTGGCTGCACAACCACCACCGATAACCCAAACCATAGATTCATAAAGGTTTCATAAAGAAACTGAAACAAGAAGAAAGAATAGTACTTGGGTGCGACAGAGCACAGAATTTTGGTAATCCGGCGGGCGCTGCAAGGGATAGACCGTCGCCGATTCTTAACCACCAACCGAAGCGATAGAGGATCGTTGGGAGAGAGACAAGCTCCCGATCTCGAGTAGGTCGATGCGGAGATCTCCAACACGGCCATGGTGGGACGGATCGGAAGCAGGGTGAGGAGAAGCGGCGAAGGGGAGTAGGGAAAGGAGAGACAGTGGCGGAGTCATCGCGAAGCGGATAGAGCAGTGTTTGAAATGGGAACGAAGGATGTGAGGATATGGAAGGGACACGTGGCGGCGACTCGGCGGCTTGTGGGAAGCGATTGGCTAATTGGGCCGATGGCCGGTTTGGGTTTTTTTCTTCTGGTCCGGAATCGATTTGTAATCTTCTTCATTGCTAAGCTCCAAGCAACAAAAAGAAGAATTGTGATGCAACGTCATTTGTAATCTTCTTCATTCCAAATGGATATCTGATGCAACGTCGATGTGCAGAGGCCACGGGAAAAGAAGAATTGTGTGGAGCAGGAGTGGACTATATCTCCTTTACTGTTCGCAGTGGGCAAAGCAAATTGGTGGAGTTCGACTCTGCCCTAAACAAAAAGTCCCAGCTATATGCACATACTTTTCGATCTCTCTGTGAATTTATATATATGAGATGAACTTGTCAGAAGCTTTCCAGTTTTCGTCTTCTGATGATTTCTTCTTCTCGAAGAAATTGAGAGCTAGCCATGGAATTAGAATTGGCCAAAGAATATAAAAATGAGGGCAGCAACAGAGGCACGCGGAAGAACCGGGCGTCGGGGACGACGACGACCTCTTCCGCGTCGTCGGAGGAGTTCTCGAGCGGCGtcacggaggaggaggaggaggaagaagagtacaTGGCCAATTGCCTCATGCTCCTCTCCCGCGGCCTGGTCGACGTCGGTACCGTGACCCCTGCGTCGCGCTGCCGAAGCGGAGGATACGAGTGCAAGACCTGCAACAAGAGCTTTCCTTCGTTTCAGGCCCTCGGAGGCCACCGCGCCAGCCACAAGAAGACCAGGGCGGTGCCGGAAACGACCATCGAACTGCGTTTACAATCCGCGACCGGGACGGTGGCGGTTTCAGCACTGCTGGATAGCAACAGGGTGAGACTCCACGAGTGCTCGATATGCGGCTCGAAGTTCTCGTCCGGCCAGGCGCTCGGCGGCCACATGAGGCGGCACCGGCCGGTAGCAACCGCCACTGAGACGGCGCCGAAGACTAAGAAGGAACAAGTTCGTCTCTTTCCACTGGATCTTAACCTTCCTGTACCTTTCGACGACGATCCCTAGGAAAGAATATGATTTCTTTAGAATTCTTTTTCCTGTGTAATCTGAAATCATTGCTTCAATCAGTAGCTTCGCGGGTAGCGGGCTATGTTTTCTCCACCACAGCAGAGAAAAAGTAGCGTAGCGTTGGAATAAATAATGTTTTATCGGATATTTAGAAGGtgttagttgaatttaaattatattaaattaaatttaatttgtaaTCGAAATGATTTAAACGGATAATCTCATATTATCAACATAGATTGATTTTTATTACATGTCGAATAGCGGGTAGAGTCGTCAAGCGAGTTGATCAACCGAGTAGTAGGTCTATATTGCCGAGCGGGCAAATCGACTGAGCTGCAGGTCTATGTTACAGAGTGACAGGTCTGCATTGCAGAGCGACAGGTCTGTGTTGCAGAGCGACAAGTCTACGTTGTAGAACGACAGAGCTGCAAGTCTGTGTTGTAGAGTGACAGGTCTGGCAGATCTGTGTTGCAGAGTGACAGGTCTGGTAGATCAACGTTGCAGAGCGACAGGTCTGCCAGATCTGCGCTGCAGAGCGACAGATCGGGCAAGTGGCCAGTCCGATTTTGAGTTGCAGACCAAGGCTTGCGattgacgcagtttccttgaaacagattcgtccacCTTCGGCTGTGCTTTGAGGCTTACTATGGTcgtctgtttcctaggatacaatgGTTGaccgttgatcctgtccgaaatctgagtcagacCAGGGACGGGTGAGCTGTTGCGGACGCTGACGGAAGGGCGACTGAGATGCCTTTCTCGTACACGCTTCTAAAAATGGACTCCCAGGTGGTGCAGATGGATGACGATGACTACACCAGTGATACCTGAGCTCTACTCACACTCAAACAGGCACACGGGCGTTAGAGGCCAAAAACTAGgggaaaagtccccggagcatgccctccgatactcaagtcaggtacttttctccagaagaacaatgtacgaagaagaaggaaagtagaagacaagtacgAATGTGCGAGAGAACATACCTGTgtgagggagaggacctcccttttttaTATGACAGCGTGTACCTTTTGGAGCCTGACTGATgttagagaatgtcgggtgtcaagccttgtcgggtgatggaggacacgtgacATCCTCCTGTAGTCCGAAGGAAAGTTCCATTCGTAGGTGACtgcagaccattggaatattccctaatACTTGGCAGTTATTCTCTGATAAGCGATTACGATTCTCTGACCTCGTTATCCTGTAGCGCTCTTCGTCCCGACCGGGAAGGAGTAGGACAGCACGGGATAGCCAGTCGGGTATAACACCTGGTCTAGACCTTGGGAGGCCGAGGCTGTCGAGAGATA from Zingiber officinale cultivar Zhangliang chromosome 5B, Zo_v1.1, whole genome shotgun sequence encodes the following:
- the LOC121984705 gene encoding malate dehydrogenase [NADP] 1, chloroplastic-like, with translation MAVLEISASTYSRSGACLSPNDPLSLRLVVKNRRRSIPCSARRITKILCSVAPNQVQAPELYTTPAGVASKKECFGVFCTTYDLKSDDKTKSWKSLINIAVSGAAGMIANHLLFKLASGEVFGPDQPITLKLLGSERSFQALEGVAMELEDSLYPLLREVSISVDPYEVFQDAAWALLIGAKPRGPGMERAGLLDINGQIFAQQGKALNEVASPNVKVIVVGNPCNTNALICLKNAPNIPAKNFHALTRLDENRAKCQLALKAGVFYDKVSNMTIWGNHSTTQVPDFLNAKINGMPVTEVITDIKWLKEEFTERVQKRGGILIQKWGRSSAASTAVSIVDAIRSLVTPTPSGDWFSTGVYTTENPYGIAEDIIFSMPCRSNGDGDYELVKDVIFDDYLWERIKKTEAELLAEKRCVAHLTGEGNAYCDLPEDTMLPGEQ
- the LOC121984706 gene encoding zinc finger protein ZAT5-like — protein: MELELAKEYKNEGSNRGTRKNRASGTTTTSSASSEEFSSGVTEEEEEEEEYMANCLMLLSRGLVDVGTVTPASRCRSGGYECKTCNKSFPSFQALGGHRASHKKTRAVPETTIELRLQSATGTVAVSALLDSNRVRLHECSICGSKFSSGQALGGHMRRHRPVATATETAPKTKKEQVRLFPLDLNLPVPFDDDP